Proteins found in one Legionella pneumophila subsp. pascullei genomic segment:
- the ankG gene encoding Dot/Icm T4SS effector AnkG/AnkZ/LegA7, which yields MIFVLICIVLVCGLVVYQLIPKLLSYSPSQISKNRDSRELTHDGITDVLTKLGHPKFEGVCYGFTLNWALAVAQGKESFFYRQLHHLRTHQFDLPKTLQQIEEKKESKQLLSNDEAIIETLPQLGKKICIAQDPLLYKEKYRKLVWQPDINSILKAINADSSIAKHIFYKTHSFLHQDEATEYLELLKRTGIREDVAVIISTADHAMGFKLAGNVWRFININDLYQQDKNKPYFEFSSQNLVKELYRVCAENLQGSRLTVNTDFISIHPEEKLSRALHNVFPVFPVRTKTSYPERLAFFSMAATQGDMNSVKKCIYSGWSIFSRQRLSDDSPIVTAIYLGRREVVRAMLSTSRHRVNQKRKSDSSTLLHIACRYGGSGIVEDLLNIRGIKIDPQDSKGRTPLMYACKKSVVTNDRKLFNLLFAKGASLTMKDNEGLTALDHAIKNENTLAIQMIEERLEKEACVQEASTSRQFKFSKAKGTLFQRGGKTISYPSQQPNLSLK from the coding sequence GGAGTTAACTCATGATGGTATTACGGATGTCTTAACAAAATTAGGTCATCCTAAGTTTGAGGGGGTCTGTTATGGCTTCACTCTTAATTGGGCATTAGCGGTGGCTCAGGGTAAGGAATCTTTTTTTTACCGCCAATTGCACCATTTACGAACCCATCAGTTTGATTTACCTAAAACGTTACAACAAATTGAAGAAAAGAAAGAAAGTAAACAATTATTAAGCAATGACGAGGCAATCATTGAAACTTTGCCTCAGTTAGGAAAGAAAATTTGTATCGCTCAAGACCCCCTGCTATATAAGGAGAAATACAGAAAACTGGTATGGCAGCCTGATATTAACTCCATTTTGAAAGCCATAAATGCTGATTCTTCCATTGCAAAGCACATTTTTTATAAAACACACAGTTTTTTACATCAGGATGAAGCAACAGAGTATCTTGAATTATTAAAAAGAACAGGTATTAGAGAGGATGTTGCAGTCATTATCAGTACTGCAGATCACGCTATGGGATTTAAACTGGCGGGTAATGTTTGGCGGTTTATTAACATCAATGATTTATACCAACAAGACAAAAATAAACCTTACTTTGAGTTTTCATCACAAAACCTGGTTAAAGAATTGTATCGTGTTTGTGCCGAGAACCTTCAGGGAAGTCGATTGACCGTGAATACCGATTTTATTTCCATTCATCCTGAAGAAAAACTGTCAAGAGCGCTGCATAATGTATTTCCTGTGTTCCCAGTCAGAACCAAAACATCTTATCCTGAACGATTGGCTTTTTTTTCCATGGCAGCTACTCAGGGTGATATGAATTCTGTAAAAAAATGTATTTACTCTGGGTGGTCAATTTTTTCTCGACAACGGCTAAGTGATGATTCGCCTATCGTTACTGCCATCTATTTAGGAAGAAGAGAGGTAGTACGTGCCATGCTGAGCACTTCTCGACATAGAGTCAACCAAAAGCGGAAAAGTGATTCTTCTACTTTGCTGCATATTGCTTGTCGGTATGGCGGTAGTGGCATAGTCGAAGATCTATTGAACATACGTGGAATTAAAATTGATCCCCAGGACAGCAAGGGGAGAACGCCACTCATGTACGCCTGTAAAAAATCTGTGGTGACGAATGATAGAAAATTGTTTAATTTATTGTTTGCAAAAGGCGCATCTCTTACTATGAAAGACAATGAAGGTTTGACTGCACTTGACCACGCTATTAAAAACGAGAACACCCTTGCAATCCAAATGATTGAGGAGCGATTGGAAAAAGAAGCTTGTGTGCAAGAGGCTTCGACTTCTCGTCAATTTAAATTTTCTAAGGCAAAAGGTACATTGTTTCAGAGGGGAGGGAAAACTATTTCCTATCCTTCACAGCAACCCAACTTAAGTTTGAAATAG
- a CDS encoding amino acid permease, giving the protein MSNKKHSLTIFSLTMITVGSVDSIRNLPATALFGSQLIFYFILGALFFLIPTALVSAELASGWARQGGVYIWVKEAFGKKSGFLAIWLQWIENVIWYPTILSFVAGTIGYLIDPSLTTNPYFLWAVIVSCFWGATIVNLRGMKSSAMFSNICSLAGLLLPMSLIIGLGAVWIVQGNPLQISFDMPSIVPHLSDKGMWVSLTAIILSFCGIEIATVHANDVKDPQHAFPKALVYSVGIILSTLILGSLAIAVVLPQKDINLVAGIMQAFSAFFLKYHMDWMMPVVAVMLVLGGLGGVSNWIIAPTKGLLVAAEEGNLPEVFQRTNGKGAPAMMLYTQATIVTVLSALFLFMPSVNGSYWLLTALAAQLYMLMYLIMFVAAIKLRISQPYHPRPFKIPGGMAGMLFVAGIGIIGVVTTLAVSFIPPEGINVGSATRYELTLIIGLLLMCAPPFITSWLQSKEADLEPVV; this is encoded by the coding sequence ATGAGCAATAAAAAACATTCTCTCACCATATTTAGCTTGACTATGATTACCGTTGGCTCTGTGGACAGTATCCGTAACTTGCCAGCTACTGCATTATTTGGGAGTCAATTGATTTTTTATTTTATTCTGGGTGCTTTATTCTTCCTTATACCAACCGCATTGGTCTCGGCAGAGTTAGCTTCTGGATGGGCCAGGCAGGGTGGGGTTTACATCTGGGTTAAAGAAGCTTTTGGGAAAAAATCAGGGTTTTTAGCCATTTGGCTGCAATGGATAGAAAATGTGATTTGGTATCCCACGATTTTATCGTTTGTTGCAGGAACAATAGGTTATCTCATTGATCCCTCTCTAACTACCAATCCCTATTTCCTTTGGGCAGTCATTGTCAGTTGTTTTTGGGGCGCAACCATTGTGAATTTGCGCGGTATGAAATCATCTGCCATGTTCAGTAATATTTGCTCTTTAGCAGGGTTATTATTGCCCATGTCTTTGATCATTGGTTTGGGAGCTGTTTGGATAGTTCAAGGCAACCCGTTACAAATCAGTTTTGACATGCCAAGTATTGTTCCGCATTTATCAGATAAAGGCATGTGGGTTTCATTAACCGCCATCATATTGTCGTTTTGCGGGATAGAGATTGCGACTGTTCATGCCAATGATGTCAAGGATCCCCAACATGCTTTTCCTAAAGCTCTGGTTTATTCTGTAGGGATCATTCTGAGCACTTTGATTTTAGGTTCATTAGCGATTGCAGTAGTACTCCCACAAAAGGATATCAATTTGGTAGCTGGGATTATGCAAGCCTTTTCTGCCTTTTTCCTTAAATATCACATGGATTGGATGATGCCTGTGGTGGCTGTTATGTTGGTTCTGGGAGGGCTTGGTGGTGTGAGTAATTGGATCATTGCCCCTACCAAGGGTCTGTTAGTTGCTGCAGAGGAGGGGAATTTACCGGAGGTATTTCAGAGGACTAATGGAAAAGGCGCTCCGGCTATGATGTTATACACCCAGGCAACCATAGTTACGGTGTTATCGGCCTTATTTTTATTTATGCCCAGTGTCAATGGTTCCTATTGGCTGTTAACGGCATTGGCGGCTCAATTATACATGCTGATGTATTTGATCATGTTTGTTGCAGCAATTAAATTGCGTATAAGCCAACCTTACCATCCCAGACCTTTTAAAATTCCAGGTGGTATGGCAGGAATGTTGTTTGTTGCAGGCATAGGCATCATTGGAGTGGTCACCACTTTAGCTGTTAGCTTTATTCCTCCAGAGGGGATTAATGTCGGCAGTGCAACACGCTATGAACTGACTTTGATTATTGGTTTGTTGCTTATGTGTGCTCCTCCTTTTATAACCAGTTGGTTGCAATCCAAAGAGGCGGATTTGGAACCTGTTGTTTAA
- a CDS encoding primosomal replication protein produces the protein MGYIDELLAELTGRLPELEWKINGLSSSISIHNLPKGLFSSVIEFNGPACIKEIRDDIHALHKHKDESIACFLAERIQKKINVLVILCQMDKKNTKPETKVSFDLTTLSTRQQWIETMEKDICALEEQHQAMRKTLEQMKSCSNPATILHLQTELGNVEKRLTLAKETLNRAIS, from the coding sequence ATGGGCTATATTGACGAATTGTTGGCAGAACTAACTGGACGATTGCCAGAGTTGGAATGGAAGATTAATGGATTGAGCTCTTCAATTTCAATTCATAACTTGCCTAAAGGCTTATTCTCTTCGGTTATAGAATTCAATGGACCTGCCTGTATCAAAGAAATCAGGGATGATATTCATGCTTTACACAAGCATAAGGATGAGTCAATAGCATGCTTTTTGGCAGAGCGTATTCAGAAAAAAATTAATGTTTTGGTCATTTTATGTCAAATGGACAAAAAGAATACTAAACCTGAAACAAAAGTTTCCTTTGATTTGACAACGCTTAGTACAAGACAACAATGGATTGAAACCATGGAAAAGGATATCTGTGCTCTGGAAGAACAACATCAAGCCATGAGAAAAACTTTGGAACAAATGAAGTCTTGCTCCAATCCTGCAACCATTTTGCATTTACAAACCGAATTAGGGAATGTTGAAAAAAGACTTACCCTCGCTAAGGAAACGCTCAATCGTGCGATATCCTGA
- a CDS encoding carboxymuconolactone decarboxylase family protein, whose protein sequence is MSDKFSHITKDITTQLAKFRKEMPELMTGFSSLAQAATKDGALDKKTKELIAMALAVAKQCPGCIGFHSQTLVKLQASREELLETLGMAVYMGGGPSLMYAAEALEAFEEFSK, encoded by the coding sequence ATGTCAGATAAGTTTTCACATATTACAAAGGATATCACTACACAATTAGCCAAATTTCGCAAAGAGATGCCAGAGTTAATGACTGGTTTTTCTTCTTTGGCACAGGCAGCGACGAAAGACGGTGCCCTAGATAAAAAAACCAAGGAGTTAATCGCTATGGCGTTGGCTGTGGCAAAACAATGCCCCGGCTGCATAGGATTTCATTCACAGACTTTAGTGAAACTGCAAGCTTCAAGAGAAGAGTTATTAGAAACACTCGGTATGGCGGTTTATATGGGGGGTGGCCCATCATTAATGTATGCTGCAGAGGCGTTGGAAGCTTTTGAGGAGTTTAGTAAGTAA